In one Elephas maximus indicus isolate mEleMax1 chromosome 9, mEleMax1 primary haplotype, whole genome shotgun sequence genomic region, the following are encoded:
- the LOC126082356 gene encoding zinc finger protein 658B-like isoform X2 — MSVSQASVSFKDVAVELTQEEWQHMGPAQRTLYRDVMLENYSHLVSVGYCLTKPEVIFQLEQGEDPWSSEEKFPNQSHPGYCKVNVPIKENHQKKKKHQGQLIFISDKTLNKEGQKVLQKPFNFNIAPLFSGKIPCKGLIIPQKSQIEDKCCKYNECTSAVYQKLDPPLHQGNHTEENSCKCGEYGKSFCQNTALDVYQQSDTGEKSFKCNESRKSFYQEVHLIQEQRTHSGEKPYECEKSLWSESHPAQHPGIHVVKLNKWSEGGRNFCRKSDLSEHLRMHTKEKHDLYSECGKSYKKSALKIHHRMHTEMKLYQGRECGKIFAKTSHFREYQRVHTGKKPYECDKCGKTFSEKTHLILHQRVHTGEKPYECNECGKTFADNSTLRAHQKIHTGEKPYECNECGKSFSHKTQLIAHHRVHTGKKPYQCNECAKTFADYSTLRAHHRIHTGERPYECNECGKAFAQNSTLRVHQRIHTGEKPYNCNVCGRYFAHSSALRVHKRIHTGEKPYECNDCEKTFSHNSALRAHQKMHTGEKLYQCNKCGKTFSQKTHLNTHYRIHTGEKPYECNECGKTFSQKSYLSGHERIHTGEKHYECSECGKTFVYKATLIVHQRIHTGEKPYGCNECGRTFSQRTHLCAHQRIHTGEKPYGCNECGKTFADNSALRAHQRTHTGEKPYECSECGKTFSKTSHLTAHLRIRTGEKPYKCNECGKTFSQKSYISAHQRIHTGEKPYECNICGKPFGHNSALRVHQRIHTGVKSYACNQCGKTFSQKSNLGAHLRIHTGEKPYECNECGKAFAQNSTLRVHQKIHTGEKPYECSECGKTFVQKAALRIHHTRIHTREQKLTCHELGEGLMKEVLPY, encoded by the exons ATGAGTGTATCTCAG GCTTCAGTGTCATTCAAGGACGTGGCTGTGGAGCTGACCCAGGAGGAGTGGCAGCACATGGGCCCCGCTCAGAGGACCCTGTACAGAGACGTGATGCTGGAGAACTACAGCCACCTCGTCTCAGTGG GGTATTGCCTTACCAAACCCGAGGTGATCTTTCAGTTGGAGCAGGGAGAAGACCCCTGGTCCTCAGAGGAAAAATTTCCAAACCAGAGCCACCCAG ggTATTGCAAGGTTAATGTCCCCATTAAGGagaatcatcaaaaaaaaaagaaacatcagGGGCAATTAATCTTCATCAGTGACAAAACATTGAATAAAGAAGGACAGAAAGTTTTACAAAAACCATTTAATTTCAACATAGCTCCACTTTTTTCAGGAAAAATACCCTGTAAAG gacttATAATACCTCAGAAATCACAGATTGAGGATAAATGCTGTAAATATAATGAATGTACAAGTGCTGTCTACCAGAAACTAGACCCACCACTACATCAGGGAAATCATACAGAAGAGAACTCCTGCAAATGTGGTGAATATGGGAAATCGTTTTGTCAGAACACAGCCCTCGATGTATATCAGCAAAGTGACACAGGAGAGAAGTCGTTTAAATGTAATGAAAGCAGGAAATCCTTCTACCAGGAAGTACACCTCATTCAGGAGCAGAGAACCCACTCAggggagaaaccttatgaatgtgagAAATCCCTTTGGTCAGAGTCACACCCTGCTCAACATCCTGGAATTCATGTGGTGAAGCTCAATAAATGGAGTGAAGGCGGGAGAAATTTCTGTCGGAAGTCAGACctcagtgaacatctgagaatgcaCACAAAGGAAAAACATGATTTATACAGTGAATGTGGGAAATCTTATAAGAAGTCAGCTCTCAAGATACACCATAGAATGCACACAGAGATGAAACTCTATCAAGGTAGAGAATGTGGGAAAATATTTGCCAAGACATCACATTTCAGAGAATATCAGAGAGTTCACACAGGgaaaaaaccctatgaatgtgaTAAATGTGGGAAAACTTTCTCTGAAAAGACACACCTCATTCTACATCAGAGAGTTCATACAggggagaaaccctatgaatgtaatgaatgtgggaaaacATTCGCTGATAATTCAACCCTCAGAGCACATCAGAAAATtcacacaggagaaaaaccttatgaatgtaatgaatgtggcaaATCCTTCTCTCACAAGACACAGCTCATTGCACATCACAGAGTTCATACAGGAAAGAAACCCTATCAATGTAATGAATGTGCAAAAACATTTGCTGATTATTCAACACTCAGAGCACATCATAGAATTCACACAGGGGAGAGACCCTATGAATGTAAcgaatgtgggaaagcttttgCCCAAAATTCAACTCTCAGGGTACACCAGAGaattcacacaggagagaaaccctataatTGTAATGTCTGTGGGAGATATTTTGCCCATAGTTCAGCCCTCAGAGTACATAAGAGGATTCACACAGGTGAGAAACCATATGAATGTAATGACTGTGAGAAAACTTTTTCCCATAATTCAGCCCTCAGAGCACATCAGAAAATGCACACCGGGGAGAAACTCTATCAGTGTAATAAATGtgggaaaactttttcccagaagACACACCTCAATACCCATTATAGAATTCACACAGGGGAGAAACCCTacgaatgtaatgaatgtgggaaaacTTTCTCTCAGAAATCATACCTCAGTGGACATGAGAGAATTCATACAGGGGAAAAACACTATGAATGTAGTGAATGTGGGAAAACTTTTGTCTATAAGGCAACCCTCATAGTGCATCAAAGGATTCACACAGGTGAGAAACCCTATGGATGTAATGAGTGTGGGAGAACTTTCTCTCAAAGGACACACCTCTGTGcacatcagagaattcacacaggagaaaaaccttatggatgtaatgaatgtgggaaaaccttcgCTGACAATTCAGCCCTCAGAGCACATCAGAGAACTCACACAggggagaaaccttatgaatgcagtgaatgtgggaaaaCTTTCTCAAAGACATCACACCTTACAGCACATCTGAGAATTCGCACAGGGGAGAAACCCtataaatgtaatgaatgtgggaaaacTTTCTCCCAGAAGTCATACATTAGTgcacatcagagaattcatacagGGGAAAAACCGTATGAATGTAATATATGTGGAAAACCTTTTGGCCATAATTCAGCCCTCAGAGtacatcagagaattcacacaGGAGTGAAATCCTATGCATGTAATCAGTGtgggaaaactttttcccagaagTCAAACCTTGGTGCGCACCTGAGAATTCACACAggggagaaaccctatgaatgtaatgaatgtgggaaagcttttgCCCAAAATTCAACTCTCAGAGTACACCAGAAAATTCACACAGGAGAAAAACCGTATGAATGTAGTGAATGTGGGAAAACTTTTGTCCAGAAGGCGGCTCTTAGAATACATCACACCAGAATTCACACCAGAGAGCAAAAGCTTACATGTCATGAACTTGGGGAAGGTCTTATGAAGGAAGTTCTTCCTTATTAG
- the LOC126082356 gene encoding zinc finger protein 658B-like isoform X3, whose protein sequence is MGPAQRTLYRDVMLENYSHLVSVGYCLTKPEVIFQLEQGEDPWSSEEKFPNQSHPGYCKVNVPIKENHQKKKKHQGQLIFISDKTLNKEGQKVLQKPFNFNIAPLFSGKIPCKGLIIPQKSQIEDKCCKYNECTSAVYQKLDPPLHQGNHTEENSCKCGEYGKSFCQNTALDVYQQSDTGEKSFKCNESRKSFYQEVHLIQEQRTHSGEKPYECEKSLWSESHPAQHPGIHVVKLNKWSEGGRNFCRKSDLSEHLRMHTKEKHDLYSECGKSYKKSALKIHHRMHTEMKLYQGRECGKIFAKTSHFREYQRVHTGKKPYECDKCGKTFSEKTHLILHQRVHTGEKPYECNECGKTFADNSTLRAHQKIHTGEKPYECNECGKSFSHKTQLIAHHRVHTGKKPYQCNECAKTFADYSTLRAHHRIHTGERPYECNECGKAFAQNSTLRVHQRIHTGEKPYNCNVCGRYFAHSSALRVHKRIHTGEKPYECNDCEKTFSHNSALRAHQKMHTGEKLYQCNKCGKTFSQKTHLNTHYRIHTGEKPYECNECGKTFSQKSYLSGHERIHTGEKHYECSECGKTFVYKATLIVHQRIHTGEKPYGCNECGRTFSQRTHLCAHQRIHTGEKPYGCNECGKTFADNSALRAHQRTHTGEKPYECSECGKTFSKTSHLTAHLRIRTGEKPYKCNECGKTFSQKSYISAHQRIHTGEKPYECNICGKPFGHNSALRVHQRIHTGVKSYACNQCGKTFSQKSNLGAHLRIHTGEKPYECNECGKAFAQNSTLRVHQKIHTGEKPYECSECGKTFVQKAALRIHHTRIHTREQKLTCHELGEGLMKEVLPY, encoded by the exons ATGGGCCCCGCTCAGAGGACCCTGTACAGAGACGTGATGCTGGAGAACTACAGCCACCTCGTCTCAGTGG GGTATTGCCTTACCAAACCCGAGGTGATCTTTCAGTTGGAGCAGGGAGAAGACCCCTGGTCCTCAGAGGAAAAATTTCCAAACCAGAGCCACCCAG ggTATTGCAAGGTTAATGTCCCCATTAAGGagaatcatcaaaaaaaaaagaaacatcagGGGCAATTAATCTTCATCAGTGACAAAACATTGAATAAAGAAGGACAGAAAGTTTTACAAAAACCATTTAATTTCAACATAGCTCCACTTTTTTCAGGAAAAATACCCTGTAAAG gacttATAATACCTCAGAAATCACAGATTGAGGATAAATGCTGTAAATATAATGAATGTACAAGTGCTGTCTACCAGAAACTAGACCCACCACTACATCAGGGAAATCATACAGAAGAGAACTCCTGCAAATGTGGTGAATATGGGAAATCGTTTTGTCAGAACACAGCCCTCGATGTATATCAGCAAAGTGACACAGGAGAGAAGTCGTTTAAATGTAATGAAAGCAGGAAATCCTTCTACCAGGAAGTACACCTCATTCAGGAGCAGAGAACCCACTCAggggagaaaccttatgaatgtgagAAATCCCTTTGGTCAGAGTCACACCCTGCTCAACATCCTGGAATTCATGTGGTGAAGCTCAATAAATGGAGTGAAGGCGGGAGAAATTTCTGTCGGAAGTCAGACctcagtgaacatctgagaatgcaCACAAAGGAAAAACATGATTTATACAGTGAATGTGGGAAATCTTATAAGAAGTCAGCTCTCAAGATACACCATAGAATGCACACAGAGATGAAACTCTATCAAGGTAGAGAATGTGGGAAAATATTTGCCAAGACATCACATTTCAGAGAATATCAGAGAGTTCACACAGGgaaaaaaccctatgaatgtgaTAAATGTGGGAAAACTTTCTCTGAAAAGACACACCTCATTCTACATCAGAGAGTTCATACAggggagaaaccctatgaatgtaatgaatgtgggaaaacATTCGCTGATAATTCAACCCTCAGAGCACATCAGAAAATtcacacaggagaaaaaccttatgaatgtaatgaatgtggcaaATCCTTCTCTCACAAGACACAGCTCATTGCACATCACAGAGTTCATACAGGAAAGAAACCCTATCAATGTAATGAATGTGCAAAAACATTTGCTGATTATTCAACACTCAGAGCACATCATAGAATTCACACAGGGGAGAGACCCTATGAATGTAAcgaatgtgggaaagcttttgCCCAAAATTCAACTCTCAGGGTACACCAGAGaattcacacaggagagaaaccctataatTGTAATGTCTGTGGGAGATATTTTGCCCATAGTTCAGCCCTCAGAGTACATAAGAGGATTCACACAGGTGAGAAACCATATGAATGTAATGACTGTGAGAAAACTTTTTCCCATAATTCAGCCCTCAGAGCACATCAGAAAATGCACACCGGGGAGAAACTCTATCAGTGTAATAAATGtgggaaaactttttcccagaagACACACCTCAATACCCATTATAGAATTCACACAGGGGAGAAACCCTacgaatgtaatgaatgtgggaaaacTTTCTCTCAGAAATCATACCTCAGTGGACATGAGAGAATTCATACAGGGGAAAAACACTATGAATGTAGTGAATGTGGGAAAACTTTTGTCTATAAGGCAACCCTCATAGTGCATCAAAGGATTCACACAGGTGAGAAACCCTATGGATGTAATGAGTGTGGGAGAACTTTCTCTCAAAGGACACACCTCTGTGcacatcagagaattcacacaggagaaaaaccttatggatgtaatgaatgtgggaaaaccttcgCTGACAATTCAGCCCTCAGAGCACATCAGAGAACTCACACAggggagaaaccttatgaatgcagtgaatgtgggaaaaCTTTCTCAAAGACATCACACCTTACAGCACATCTGAGAATTCGCACAGGGGAGAAACCCtataaatgtaatgaatgtgggaaaacTTTCTCCCAGAAGTCATACATTAGTgcacatcagagaattcatacagGGGAAAAACCGTATGAATGTAATATATGTGGAAAACCTTTTGGCCATAATTCAGCCCTCAGAGtacatcagagaattcacacaGGAGTGAAATCCTATGCATGTAATCAGTGtgggaaaactttttcccagaagTCAAACCTTGGTGCGCACCTGAGAATTCACACAggggagaaaccctatgaatgtaatgaatgtgggaaagcttttgCCCAAAATTCAACTCTCAGAGTACACCAGAAAATTCACACAGGAGAAAAACCGTATGAATGTAGTGAATGTGGGAAAACTTTTGTCCAGAAGGCGGCTCTTAGAATACATCACACCAGAATTCACACCAGAGAGCAAAAGCTTACATGTCATGAACTTGGGGAAGGTCTTATGAAGGAAGTTCTTCCTTATTAG
- the LOC126082356 gene encoding zinc finger protein 658B-like isoform X1: MSPDSGLLRLIRDVLLQASVSFKDVAVELTQEEWQHMGPAQRTLYRDVMLENYSHLVSVGYCLTKPEVIFQLEQGEDPWSSEEKFPNQSHPGYCKVNVPIKENHQKKKKHQGQLIFISDKTLNKEGQKVLQKPFNFNIAPLFSGKIPCKGLIIPQKSQIEDKCCKYNECTSAVYQKLDPPLHQGNHTEENSCKCGEYGKSFCQNTALDVYQQSDTGEKSFKCNESRKSFYQEVHLIQEQRTHSGEKPYECEKSLWSESHPAQHPGIHVVKLNKWSEGGRNFCRKSDLSEHLRMHTKEKHDLYSECGKSYKKSALKIHHRMHTEMKLYQGRECGKIFAKTSHFREYQRVHTGKKPYECDKCGKTFSEKTHLILHQRVHTGEKPYECNECGKTFADNSTLRAHQKIHTGEKPYECNECGKSFSHKTQLIAHHRVHTGKKPYQCNECAKTFADYSTLRAHHRIHTGERPYECNECGKAFAQNSTLRVHQRIHTGEKPYNCNVCGRYFAHSSALRVHKRIHTGEKPYECNDCEKTFSHNSALRAHQKMHTGEKLYQCNKCGKTFSQKTHLNTHYRIHTGEKPYECNECGKTFSQKSYLSGHERIHTGEKHYECSECGKTFVYKATLIVHQRIHTGEKPYGCNECGRTFSQRTHLCAHQRIHTGEKPYGCNECGKTFADNSALRAHQRTHTGEKPYECSECGKTFSKTSHLTAHLRIRTGEKPYKCNECGKTFSQKSYISAHQRIHTGEKPYECNICGKPFGHNSALRVHQRIHTGVKSYACNQCGKTFSQKSNLGAHLRIHTGEKPYECNECGKAFAQNSTLRVHQKIHTGEKPYECSECGKTFVQKAALRIHHTRIHTREQKLTCHELGEGLMKEVLPY, translated from the exons ATGTCACCTGATTCTGGACTCCTCAGATTGATCAGAGATGTGCTGTTACAGGCTTCAGTGTCATTCAAGGACGTGGCTGTGGAGCTGACCCAGGAGGAGTGGCAGCACATGGGCCCCGCTCAGAGGACCCTGTACAGAGACGTGATGCTGGAGAACTACAGCCACCTCGTCTCAGTGG GGTATTGCCTTACCAAACCCGAGGTGATCTTTCAGTTGGAGCAGGGAGAAGACCCCTGGTCCTCAGAGGAAAAATTTCCAAACCAGAGCCACCCAG ggTATTGCAAGGTTAATGTCCCCATTAAGGagaatcatcaaaaaaaaaagaaacatcagGGGCAATTAATCTTCATCAGTGACAAAACATTGAATAAAGAAGGACAGAAAGTTTTACAAAAACCATTTAATTTCAACATAGCTCCACTTTTTTCAGGAAAAATACCCTGTAAAG gacttATAATACCTCAGAAATCACAGATTGAGGATAAATGCTGTAAATATAATGAATGTACAAGTGCTGTCTACCAGAAACTAGACCCACCACTACATCAGGGAAATCATACAGAAGAGAACTCCTGCAAATGTGGTGAATATGGGAAATCGTTTTGTCAGAACACAGCCCTCGATGTATATCAGCAAAGTGACACAGGAGAGAAGTCGTTTAAATGTAATGAAAGCAGGAAATCCTTCTACCAGGAAGTACACCTCATTCAGGAGCAGAGAACCCACTCAggggagaaaccttatgaatgtgagAAATCCCTTTGGTCAGAGTCACACCCTGCTCAACATCCTGGAATTCATGTGGTGAAGCTCAATAAATGGAGTGAAGGCGGGAGAAATTTCTGTCGGAAGTCAGACctcagtgaacatctgagaatgcaCACAAAGGAAAAACATGATTTATACAGTGAATGTGGGAAATCTTATAAGAAGTCAGCTCTCAAGATACACCATAGAATGCACACAGAGATGAAACTCTATCAAGGTAGAGAATGTGGGAAAATATTTGCCAAGACATCACATTTCAGAGAATATCAGAGAGTTCACACAGGgaaaaaaccctatgaatgtgaTAAATGTGGGAAAACTTTCTCTGAAAAGACACACCTCATTCTACATCAGAGAGTTCATACAggggagaaaccctatgaatgtaatgaatgtgggaaaacATTCGCTGATAATTCAACCCTCAGAGCACATCAGAAAATtcacacaggagaaaaaccttatgaatgtaatgaatgtggcaaATCCTTCTCTCACAAGACACAGCTCATTGCACATCACAGAGTTCATACAGGAAAGAAACCCTATCAATGTAATGAATGTGCAAAAACATTTGCTGATTATTCAACACTCAGAGCACATCATAGAATTCACACAGGGGAGAGACCCTATGAATGTAAcgaatgtgggaaagcttttgCCCAAAATTCAACTCTCAGGGTACACCAGAGaattcacacaggagagaaaccctataatTGTAATGTCTGTGGGAGATATTTTGCCCATAGTTCAGCCCTCAGAGTACATAAGAGGATTCACACAGGTGAGAAACCATATGAATGTAATGACTGTGAGAAAACTTTTTCCCATAATTCAGCCCTCAGAGCACATCAGAAAATGCACACCGGGGAGAAACTCTATCAGTGTAATAAATGtgggaaaactttttcccagaagACACACCTCAATACCCATTATAGAATTCACACAGGGGAGAAACCCTacgaatgtaatgaatgtgggaaaacTTTCTCTCAGAAATCATACCTCAGTGGACATGAGAGAATTCATACAGGGGAAAAACACTATGAATGTAGTGAATGTGGGAAAACTTTTGTCTATAAGGCAACCCTCATAGTGCATCAAAGGATTCACACAGGTGAGAAACCCTATGGATGTAATGAGTGTGGGAGAACTTTCTCTCAAAGGACACACCTCTGTGcacatcagagaattcacacaggagaaaaaccttatggatgtaatgaatgtgggaaaaccttcgCTGACAATTCAGCCCTCAGAGCACATCAGAGAACTCACACAggggagaaaccttatgaatgcagtgaatgtgggaaaaCTTTCTCAAAGACATCACACCTTACAGCACATCTGAGAATTCGCACAGGGGAGAAACCCtataaatgtaatgaatgtgggaaaacTTTCTCCCAGAAGTCATACATTAGTgcacatcagagaattcatacagGGGAAAAACCGTATGAATGTAATATATGTGGAAAACCTTTTGGCCATAATTCAGCCCTCAGAGtacatcagagaattcacacaGGAGTGAAATCCTATGCATGTAATCAGTGtgggaaaactttttcccagaagTCAAACCTTGGTGCGCACCTGAGAATTCACACAggggagaaaccctatgaatgtaatgaatgtgggaaagcttttgCCCAAAATTCAACTCTCAGAGTACACCAGAAAATTCACACAGGAGAAAAACCGTATGAATGTAGTGAATGTGGGAAAACTTTTGTCCAGAAGGCGGCTCTTAGAATACATCACACCAGAATTCACACCAGAGAGCAAAAGCTTACATGTCATGAACTTGGGGAAGGTCTTATGAAGGAAGTTCTTCCTTATTAG